Proteins found in one Salvia splendens isolate huo1 chromosome 10, SspV2, whole genome shotgun sequence genomic segment:
- the LOC121751687 gene encoding sphingoid long-chain bases kinase 1-like, whose product MQKSGSLSKHSSLRLTTQQSLRRLGICSQVSTAQQTSPVVFPEKRGSRGKAAKCGEISVNNDDPNGAKRTEHRIDVGDEQSDLLGYEVFTGKLALDKTNSNKDSVVQTSENSNSDAVDAKLTSNALIWGSKMLNLDDVISLSYCVALRHFTVHAYPFRKGSCLLKKSGRSRKDFRFFASTPEDAIQWVNAFADQKCYVNCLPHPMASKKQSSDSIFNEFPPESYIRCKSPPRMLVILNPRSGRGRSSKVFNGLVEPIFKLAGFELEVIKTTSAGHARKLAASVDFSTCPDGIICVGGDGIINEVLNGLLSRENQKEAISIPIGIIPAGSDNSLVWTVLGVRDPISAAITIVKGGLTATDVFVAEWINTGAIHFGMTVTYFGFISDVLELSEKFQKRFGPLRYFVAGFLKMFCLPKYNYEVEYLPARTGSGDGKASDGHETLEMAELYPDIMRKSGKEGLPRASSLSSIDSIMTPSRMSGNDFDTTCSSIEPSDYVRAIDSKSKRLSAGRSNVTAEPEVIHPQPPHSVTPNWPRTRSKSRTDKGWTGTITINDSTRCSWGNATTYDKEDISSTLSDPGPIWDAEPRWDSEPNWDEHPIELPGPLEGNEAVEEKEIAPRPEENWVVAKGQFLGVLVCNHSCKTVQSLSSQVVAPKAEHDDNSLDLLLVRGSGRFKLLRFLLSLQKGSHLSLPYVEYIKVKSVKIKPGKHTHNGCGIDGELFPVNGQVVCSLLPEQCRLIGIPSSSSL is encoded by the exons ATGCAGAAGAGTGGGAGTCTGTCCAAGCATAGTTCTTTACGACTCACAACTCAGCAATCACTTCGTCGTCTCGGTATTTGTTCTCAAGTGTCAACGGCACAACAAACATCGCCTGTTGTCTTTCCAGAAAAACGTGGTAGTAGAGGGAAGGCCGCAAAATGTGGTGAAATCAGTGTCAACAATGATGATCCAAATGGGGCTAAGAGGACAGAACACAGGATTGATGTTGGAGATGAGCAATCTGATTTGCTTGGATATGAAGTTTTCACTGGAAAACTTGCCTTGGACAAGACAAACTCCAATAAGGATTCCGTGGTACAAACTTCAGAGAATTCCAACTCGGATGCAGTTGATGCTAAACTGACAAGCAATGCATTGATTTGGGGTTCTAAGATGTTGAATCTGGATGATGTGATTTCG TTGTCCTACTGTGTTGCGCTCAGACATTTTACTGTGCATGCATATCCATTTAGAAAGGGTTCATGCCTTTTAAAGAAAAGTGGGAGAAGTCGGAAGGACTTCCGTTTTTTCGCTTCCACCCCTGAGGATGCAATCCAGTGGGTCAATGCCTTTGCAGATCAGAAGTGCTATGTGAATTGTCTGCCTCACCCTATGGCTTCTAAGAAGCAGAGTTCAGATTCAATTTTCAATGAGTTCCCTCCCGAGTCATATATAAGATGTAAAAGTCCACCGAGAATGCTCGTCATTTTAAACCCTCGTTCTGGCCGTGGCCGTTCAAGCAAAGTTTTCAATGGATTGGTAGAACCTATATTTAAA CTTGCGGGATTTGAGTTAGAGGTTATCAAAACAACATCTGCAGGTCATGCTAGAAAGCTCGCAGCGAGTGTTGATTTCAGTACATGTCCTGATG GTATTATATGTGTAGGAGGAGACGGAATCATAAATGAG GTTTTGAACGGATTACTTAGCAGAGAGAACCAGAAAGAAGCTATTTCAATCCCAATTGGCATCATACCTGCAGGTTCTGATAATTCCTTAGTCTGGACGGTTCTTGGGGTCAGAGATCCGATATCTGCAGCAATTACAATTGTTAAG GGAGGTCTTACAGCCACTGATGTTTTTGTTGCGGAGTGGATCAATACTGGAGCTATCCACTTTGGGATGACTGTTACATACTTTGGTTTCATTAGTGATG TATTGGAGCTCTCGGAGAAATTCCAGAAGCGGTTCGGCCCTTTGCGCTATTTTGTTGCTGGTTTTCTCAAAATGTTCTGCTTGCCCAAGTACAATTATGAAGTGGAATATCTTCCTGCACGGACTGGCTCCGGTGATGGAAAAGCTTCTGATGGTCATGAAACCTTGGAAATGGCAGAGCTCTACCCTGATATCATGCGTAAATCAGGCAAGGAAGGTCTTCCTCGGGCCTCCAGCTTATCAAGTATAGATTCAATAATGACCCCAAGCCGAATGTCTGGAAACGATTTCGATACGACCTGCAGTAGCATTGAGCCATCAGACTATGTGCGAGCCATTGATTCAAAGTCGAAGCGACTCTCAGCTGGTAGAAGCAACGTGACAGCTGAGCCAGAAGTCATCCACCCTCAGCCGCCACATTCGGTCACTCCAAATTGGCCCAGGACGAGAtccaagtcgaggacggacaaAGGCTGGACTGGCACGATCACCATAAATGATTCCACCAGATGCTCCTGGGGCAATGCAACAACTTATGATAAAGAAGATATCTCTTCGACATTGTCGGACCCTGGGCCGATATGGGATGCAGAGCCTCGATGGGATTCTGAGCCTAACTGGGACGAACATCCTATTGAATTGCCAGGGCCGCTAGAGGGCAATGAAGCTGTTGAGGAAAAGGAAATTGCCCCTCGACCAGAAGAGAATTGGGTGGTTGCGAAAGGCCAATTTCTTGGTGTCCTTGTATGCAACCATTCTTGTAAAACCGTCCAGAGTCTGAGTTCGCAGGTCGTGGCGCCCAAGGCAGAGCATGATGACAATAGCTTGGACCTTTTGCTGGTTCGTGGTAGTGGGCGATTCAAGCTGTTGAGATTCCTTTTGTCTCTGCAGAAGGGTAGTCACCTTTCCTTGCCGTACGTCGAATATATTAAG GTGAAGTCCGTTAAAATTAAACCCGGGAAGCACACACACAATGGATGTGGCATTGATGGTGAGCTGTTCCCAGTAAATGGGCAGGTGGTTTGTTCACTACTTCCTGAGCAGTGCAGACTCATTGGCATTCCGTCGTCTTCTAGCCTttga
- the LOC121751392 gene encoding E3 ubiquitin-protein ligase KEG-like, with the protein MRVPCCSVCQNKYNEEDRCPLLLQCGHGFCRECLSKMFSASPDSSLSCPRCRSVSTVGNSVSALKKNYAVLSLIQGGEDDEDDEDDEDDEGSGNRAFINNNLCGNSSVVNSSSGGGGGCVYSNGGRRAGEGSRGGRIDLGVHKEVKLVKKIGEGISWRAGVEMWAAVVSGRGCKHKVVVKKVVSGEDKDVVWMQGQLEELRRKSMWCRNVCTFHGAMKVESSLCLVMDRCHGSVQTAMQRNEGRLTLEQILRYGADIARGVAELHAAGVVCMNIKPSNLLLDENGHALVSDYGLPAILKKPDCRKSGKECEPSKIHSCMDCTMLSPNYTAPEAWEPVKKSLHLFWDDAIGISPESDAWSFGCTLVEMCTGTIPWAGLSAEEIYQSVVKAKRQPPQYSVVGVGIPRELWKMVGDCLQFKAAKRPTFHSMLAIFLRHLQGIPRSPPASPDNDLPITPVMNGIPPSTSAEVEVQLANPNLLHRLVSEGNFTGVRELLAKTAAAHDRNILHSLLEAQNADGQTALHLACRRGSVEFVEAILQYDEANVDVLDKDGDPPLVFALAAGSPECVRALIKRNANVRSRLRDGLGPSVALVCAYHGQPDCMRELLLAGADPNAVDDEGESVLHRAVAKKYTDCAVVILENGGCRSMRILNSKHLTPLHLSVMTWNVAVVKRWVELASVDEIEEAIDIQSPVGTALCMAAASKKDHEPEGRELVKILLAAGADPTAQDAQHAQTVLHTAAMANDVELVRIILEAGVDVNIRNAQNTIPLHVALARGAKSCVGLLLSAGANCNMQDDDGDNAFHIAADTAKMIRENLEWIIVMLRYPDAAVDVRNHSGKTLRDFLEALPREWISEDLMEALAEREVHMSPTVYQICDWVKYRRSITEPTYGWQGASHKSVGFVQSVLDSETLIVIFCSGEAQVLANKVLTNEVIKVIPLDRGQHVKLKSDVIEPRFGWRGQSRDSIGTVLCVDDDGVLRVGFPGASRGWKADPAEMERVEEFMVGDWVRIRPTLTTAKHGLGAVTPGSIGVVYCVRPDNSLLLELSYLPAPWHCEPEEVEHVEPFRIGDRVCVKRSVAEPRYAWGGETHHSVGRISEIENDGLLIIEIPDRPIPWQADPSDMEKVEDFKVGDWVRVKASVPSPIYGWEDVTRNSIGIIHSLEEDGEMGVAFCFRSKIFRCSVTDVEKVPPFELGQEIHVISSVTQPRLGWSNESPATIGKVVRIDMDGALNVKVTGRQSLWKVSPGDAERLPGIEVGDWVRSKPSLGTRPSYDWNTIGKEGLAIVHSVQDTGYLELACCFRKGRSSTHYSDVEKVPAFKVGQHIKFRSGLVEPRWGWRGAHADSRGVIVSVNGDGEVRVAFYGVPGLWKGDPADIEVEKMYEVGEWVRLGDTAPSWKSVAPGSVGVVQGIQCDNNEWSGNILVAFCGEQELWVGNTTNLTKVDKLVVGQRVKVKNSVKQPRFGWSGHSHASIGTISAIDADGKLRIYTPTGSKSWVLDPSEVETIEERELHIRDWVRVKPNVVPTHHWGDATHSSIGVVHRIEDENIWVAFCFMDRLWLCKTHELERLRPFRVGDKVRIKDGLVMPRWGWGMETHASKGEVVGVDANGRLRIKYRWREGRPWIGDPADIVLDES; encoded by the exons ATGAGGGTGCCGTGTTGCTCAGTTTGCCAGAACAAGTACAACGAGGAGGACCGGTGCCCTCTCCTCCTCCAATGCGGCCATGGCTTCTGCCGCGAGTGCCTCTCCAAGATGTTCTCCGCCTCGCCAGATTCGTCCCTCTCCTGCCCCCGTTGCCGCAGCGTCTCCACCGTCGGGAACTCCGTCTCCGCCCTAAAGAAGAATTACGCCGTCCTCTCCTTGATCCAGGGCGGCGAGGACGACGAGGATGACGAGGACGATGAGGACGATGAGGGTAGTGGTAATAGGGCTTTTATTAACAACAATTTGTGTGGAAATAGCAGTGTTGTAAATAGTAgtagcggcggcggtggtggttgTGTTTATAGCAATGGGGGTAGGAGGGCTGGGGAGGGTTCTAGAGGGGGGAGGATTGATTTGGGGGTGCACAAGGAGGTTAAGTTGGTTAAGAAGATTGGGGAAGGGATTAGCTGGAGGGCGGGGGTTGAGATGTGGGCGGCGGTTGTGTCAGGTAGGGGATGTAAGCATAAGGTGGTGGTGAAGAAGGTGGTTAGTGGGGAGGATAAGGATGTGGTGTGGATGCAGGGGCAGCTTGAGGAGTTGAGGAGGAAATCGATGTGGTGTAGGAATGTTTGCACTTTCCATGGAGCTATGAAGGTGGAGAGTAGCCTTTGTTTAGTGATGGATAGGTGTCATGGGTCTGTGCAGACGGCAATGCAGCGGAATGAAGGGCGTCTCACGCTCGAGCAAATACTCAG ATATGGAGCAGATATCGCCCGGGGAGTTGCTGAACTTCATGCTGCAGGTGTTGTTTGTATGAATATTAAACCATCCAACCTGCTCCTGGATGAGAATGGTCATGCCTTGGTCTCTGATTACGGGCTCCCAGCCATCTTAAAAAAGCCTGATTGCAGAAAATCCGGAAAAGAATGTGAGCCCTCAAAAATTCATTCTTGCATGGATTGCACAATGTTGAGCCCAAACTATACTGCCCCTGAAGCATGGGAACCTGTGAAGAAGTCGCTGCATCTTTTCTGGGATGACGCTATTGGCATATCTCCTGAATCTGATGCATGGAGCTTTGGTTGCACATTGGTAGAAATGTGCACGGGTACCATTCC GTGGGCTGGTCTAAGTGCTGAAGAAATCTATCAATCTGTTGTCAAAGCCAAACGACAGCCTCCTCAATATAGTGTAGTTGGTGTTGGAATACCGAGGGAATTGTGGAAGATGGTTGGTGACTGCCTGCAGTTCAAGGCTGCAAAAAGGCCAACTTTTCATTCAATGTTGGCAATATTTCTTCGACATTTGCAAGGGATCCCTAGGAGTCCACCGGCGAGCCCAGACAA TGACTTGCCTATTACACCAGTGATGAATGGGATTCCTCCCTCCACATCAGCTGAGGTGGAGGTTCAGCTAGCAAATCCCAACCTTCTACATCGACTTGTCTCTGAAGGAAATTTCACTGGCGTGAG AGAGTTGCTCGCAAAGACTGCTGCTGCACATGATCGTAATATTCTACATTCACTTCTAGAAGCACAAAATGCGGATGGCCAAACCGCTCTTCACCTGGCTTGTAGGCGGGGCAGTGTTGAATTTGTTGAAGCTATTTTGCAGTACGATGAGGCTAATGTTGACGTCCTTGACAAAGACGGTGACCCACCTCTTGTTTTTGCTCTGGCAGCTGGTTCACCTGAATGTGTTCGAGCACTCATTAAACGCAATGCAAATGTGAGGTCCCGGTTGAGGGATGGCCTTGGTCCATCAGTTGCTCTTGTCTGTGCCTACCATGGCCAACCAGATTGCATGCGA GAGTTATTATTAGCGGGCGCTGATCCAAATGCTGTTGATGATGAAGGTGAATCTGTACTTCACAGAGCTGTTGCGAAGAAATACACTGACTGTGCTGTTGTTATATTGGAAAATGGAGGATGTAGATCTATGAGAATCTTGAATTCTAAACATCTGAC GCCTCTGCATTTGTCTGTAATGACCTGGAATGTAGCTGTTGTCAAAAGATGGGTAGAGCTTGCATCTGTGGATGAGATTGAAGAAGCAATAGATATCCAGAGCCCTGTAGGAACAGCTTTGTGCATGGCAGCTGCCTCCAAGAAAGATCACGAACCTG AGGGTAGAGAGCTGGTGAAGATACTGCTAGCTGCCGGAGCAGATCCAACAGCTCAAGATGCCCAGCATGCCCAAACCGTGCTGCACACTGCTGCTATGGCTAATGATGTTGAGCTAGTTAGG ATCATATTGGAAGCTGGCGTTGATGTGAATATAAGGAATGCACAGAATACCATACCTCTCCATGTGGCACTGGCCAGAGGTGCAAAGTCTTGTGTTGGATTGCTTCTATCAGCTGGGGCAAACTGCAACATGCAG GATGATGATGGTGACAATGCATTCCATATTGCTGCTGATACGGCAAAGATGATACGTGAAAATCTGGAATGGATCATTGTTATGCTTAGATATCCTGATGCTGCAGTTGATGTTCGGAATCACAG TGGTAAGACATTACGGGACTTCTTGGAGGCTCTTCCTAGAGAATGGATTTCTGAAGATTTGATGGAGGCACTAGCGGAGAGAGAGGTCCATATGTCTCCTACAGT ATATCAAATTTGTGACTGGGTAAAATACAGACGAAGCATAACGGAACCAACTTATGGCTGGCAAGGTGCATCACACAAGAGCGTAGGCTTTGTCCAAAGTGTCCTGGATAGTGAAACCCTCATTGTAATATTTTGTTCTGGAGAAGCTCAAGTACTAGCAAACAAAGTACTAACAAATGAAGTCATAAAAGTAATTCCACTTGACAGAGGGCAGCATGTCAAACTTAAATCTGATGTCATAGAGCCAAG ATTTGGTTGGCGTGGTCAGTCACGAGATAGCATAGGAACAGTTTTGTGTGTTGATGATGATGGAGTCTTGCGTGTTGGATTCCCCGGGGCATCTAGAGGATGGAAAGCAGATCCTGCAGAAATGGAAAGAGTTGAAGAATTCATGGTTGGGGACTGGGTTCGTATACGCCCAACACTGACTACAGCTAAACATGGACTTGGAGCTGTGACTCCAGGAAGCATAGGTGTAGTTTATTGTGTTAGGCCCGATAATAGTCTGTTATTGGAACTAAGCTATCTTCCTGCTCCCTGGCATTGTGAACCTGAAGAAGTTGAGCATGTGGAACCATTTAGG ATTGGTGATCGAGTTTGTGTAAAGCGGTCTGTTGCTGAACCTAGATATGCATGGGGCGGTGAGACGCATCATAGTGTTGGAAGAATTAGTGAGATAGAAAATGATGGTCTTCTGATAATCGAAATCCCCGATCGGCCTATTCCATGGCAAGCTGATCCTTCTGACATGGAAAAGGTGGAAGATTTTAAG GTAGGAGACTGGGTTAGAGTAAAAGCTTCTGTTCCCTCTCCAATATATGGATGGGAAGATGTTACAAGGAACAGTATAGGTATTATCCACAGTTTGGAGGAGGATGGTGAAATGGGTGTTGCATTTTGCTTCCGAAGCAAGATTTTCCGCTGTTCGGTTACAGATGTGGAGAAGGTACCTCCTTTCGAATTGGGTCAAGAGATTCATGTGATTTCTTCTGTTACTCAGCCTCGTCTTGGATGGTCAAATGAATCACCTGCTACTATTGGAAAAGTAGTGAGGATCGACATGGATGGTGCCCTGAAT GTGAAAGTTACTGGAAGACAAAGTTTGTGGAAAGTTTCGCCTGGTGATGCAGAAAGACTTCCAGGTATTGAAGTTGGTGACTGGGTGCGTTCAAAGCCAAGCCTGGGTACCAGACCTAGTTATGATTGGAACACCATAGGTAAAGAAGGTTTGGCAATTGTGCACAGTGTACAGGATACTGGTTATCTAGAGCTAGCTTGCTGTTTCCGCAAGGGAAGGTCGAGTACTCATTATTCTGATGTTGAAAAGGTCCCAGCATTTAAAGTTGGCCAACATATAAAATTCAGATCTGGTCTTGTTGAGCCTAGATGGGGTTGGAGAGGTGCTCATGCTGATTCCAGGGGTGTTATTGTTAGCGTGAATGGTGATGGTGAGGTGAGAGTAGCGTTCTATGGTGTACCGGGTTTATGGAAGGGGGATCCTGCAGATATAGAAGTCGAGAAAATGTATGAGGTAGGGGAGTGGGTTAGATTGGGAGATACTGCTCCTAGTTGGAAATCCGTTGCCCCCGGTAGTGTTGGTGTGGTACAAGGGATTCAGTGTGACAACAATGAATGGAGTGGAAATATTTTGGTTGCATTCTGTGGAGAGCAAGAGTTATGGGTTGGCAATACAACCAATCTTACTAAAGTCGACAAACTAGTGGTGGGGCAGCGAGTTAAGGTTAAGAACTCGGTCAAGCAACCGAGGTTTGGTTGGTCGGGACACAGCCATGCAAGTATAGGGACTATATCAGCTATAGATGCAGATGGAAAACTCAGAATATACACACCTACTGGTTCTAAGTCATGGGTGCTGGATCCTTCGGAAGTGGAAACTATTGAGGAAAGAGAACTTCACATCCGAGACTGGGTAAGGGTCAAGCCAAATGTCGTTCCTACTCATCATTGGGGAGATGCAACCCATTCAAGCATAGGAGTTGTGCACCGTATAGAAGATGAAAACATTTGGGTGGCGTTCTGCTTTATGGACAGGCTATGGCTCTGTAAAACTCACGAGCTGGAAAGATTAAGACCATTCAGAGTCGGGGATAAGGTAAGGATCAAAGATGGGCTGGTGATGCCCCGGTGGGGATGGGGCATGGAGACTCATGCAAGCAAAGGTGAGGTAGTAGGAGTTGATGCGAATGGGAGGCTGAGGATCAAGTATAGGTGGCGTGAAGGGAGGCCGTGGATCGGTGATCCTGCTGATATTGTGCTTGACGAGAGTTGA
- the LOC121751839 gene encoding NADPH:quinone oxidoreductase-like has product MVNTRASGSSTNDGKAIDQSKTIKGLEVEYVDISALPLLNTDLEVNGTYPPAVEVFREKIAAADGLLFASPEYNYSVTAPLKNAILVPQMCWLTIVSGGGGFGRWLSQYHLRQICIYVDVHFINKPEFSLNVFAPPAKFDSDGNLHDDATKERLKAVLLSLYAFTLRLQSKSA; this is encoded by the exons ATGGTTAATACTCGAGCATCTGGATCTTCAACTAATGACGGAAAAG CGATCGATCAGTCAAAGACAATTAAAGGTTTGGAGGTAGAGTATGTTGATATATCAGCATTACCATTGTTGAACACGGATCTTGAGGTGAATGGAACGTATCCGCCTGCTGTGGAGGTTTTCAGGGAGAAGATTGCTGCTGCTGATGGTCTACTCTTTGCTTCACCTGAGTACAACTACTCAGTCACTG CACCTCTAAAAAATGCGATTCTCGTCCCCCAAATGTGTTGGCTGACAATTGTGAGCGGCGGGGGAGGTTTTGGTCGATGGCTATCTCAATATCATCTTCGTCAGATATGCATTTACGTTGATGTTCACTTCATCAACAAACCCGAGTTCTCCCTGAATGTGTTTGCGCCTCCTGCTAAATTTGATAGCGATGGCAACTTGCACGATGATGCAACCAAGGAAAGGCTGAAAGCGGTTCTCTTATCCTTATATGCATTCACTCTCCGTCTTCAGAGTAAGTCTGCATAG